A window of Brevibacillus sp. DP1.3A genomic DNA:
GCTCAGGGCGCTGGAACCGGAGGTATTTGGAAAAACCGAGCACTGGATTGTCTGGGATAACGAAGATGGTCTGATCGGAACATACGAGTCTTACGATGATGCGTTAAAGGATTACGAAAATGCAAAGTCTGCTGTCGAACGTTATGTAAGAGAAGAGGGTGAGTTTTCAACAGATGAAGAAGTTATAATTGCAAAAATCCAAAAGCACTTCTACTCTCACGATACAGAAAAAGCAGTTATGAAATACGATGAGGACGACAATGAGGTCCCGACCGGAGACACCTATTGGGATTTCACAGAGGACGACTATACAAAACGGTAACTTTGAAAAATAGGAAGGGGAATGGGAAATGGTTGATTATGAAAAATCTTTGTTCTGGTCAGAAGATGGCGAGAAAGTATATGGATTGGCAAGTCAATTCAAAGATAAAGAAGACTTCGCAATTCATGTGAAAAATAACTACGAAGACGGACAATGCATCGTTAGAAACATAAAGAAAGAGCCGTGCCTTTATTCGGAAGAAGGGATTCAAGCAGATACGATCATACCGTTTTCACTGTTGGATATCGTTATCGACAATTATTACACAGCAACTGTTTTGCCAATCGAAGAAGAAGCTTGCACCTGCAATGAAAACGAATGCTGCCCGGAGTGCGATCCAGACGAGAACTAAACAAAACACACGATTTGTAAAACAAGGAGGAATTAATGGTGCATATTTCAATGGGCAAGGGCGATGTTGCGGTGATGTTTTGTTCGGATAGAGAAGATAGACAGCACAACGGAATCTCTTTCGTGAAGCGCGCGATTGAATATCCAGTTGCTGTCGATATGGACTGCGATTTATCGGACGAAGAGATCGAGAAAGGAACACTGGGACACATCACGTTCAGTAATCCAAAGTCGATTGACGCAGTGATTACGCAGCTTCTCAGGCTGAAAGAAAAAATGCACGAAAAACGTGTCCCCATTTGCTCAGATTGCGGGCATAGTCGAAATGTTTGCAGTGAGTGCGCGGAGTAGTTTACAAACCAATCGATGTGATAAATCACCATTTTGATAACGGTAACTAAAATCATTTACAAAACTACCGATTTGATTGTATGATAATGGTAACCAAAATCAAAGTGGAGTGATAATCATGTCTAAACGTGGCGGCAAGCGAGAAGGATCAGGACGGAAAAAGGTCGGGGTCATGCGGAAGGTATCGGTTAATATGCCTCAAGAGTTTTGGGACTACGCAGATGGGTTCGGTTCTTTTACAGAGTGCATTAGTCATCTCTGGGAAAAAGTTAATGGTAACCAAAATCAAACGTTAGATTCTAGTAACCAATATCAAGCAGAAGATAATAGTAACCAGAATCAATTGGATGAAAACAGTAACCAAATTCATATAGAGTCAACAGGCAACCAAAATCAAGCTTTAGAAATAAGAAACCAAAATCAACCAAATGAAATTGGTAACCAATATCTACCGACTGATTCTGAGAAAAGGAAGATTACGAAAGAATCAAAGTACATCTTCGATGTGATTGATTGGTATTCCGACCCAACTCCAGTCGTCGTAGGTAAGTTTGAGAGCATCGGATCAAATCTAGCCCCATATCTGTATGAAAAACTGCTCACTAGGAAGTTTGAAGAAAAGCACTTAGCTGCTATTCATGAGTCGTGGACACAGTACAGAACTAAGCAGCAGAAGTTGGAAGAGTTTAGAAGACAGCAAGACGAGGAGCGCCAAGCGATAAAAGAACGGCTGCGGAACAGAAAGTAATTTAACACTTCATTACTTTTGATAAGGAGTGAATTAGATGGGTATTAATGACTTTGAGATCGGGGATACAGTCGAAGTGATTAGCACAAGCCATGGGAAGCTGTATGGAAAAACAGGTGAGATAATCGGCAAAAGAAATGACTCGCTGCGACTTTCATTCAACAGTGGAGAGTACGAAACTTGGATGCCTGTTGAGGACGTTTCATAAGTAAATACACCACTCCTGCAACTTGAAGGAGCGTTTCAACATTACGTTTGTACCCAGGGAGGGAAAGAGGTGGCAGCAGATCGATTAATTGTAACGGTTAAATCTGAATTCCGACTCTTTCGTCAACCACACAAGGTTGGGGACGTAATTCGGGTAAGGGAAATAGACTTGCTGGTTATCGGAATTGAACGTTTTGACCTTTGGGGCTCCACATTAACAATTTGGTACACATGCCAAGACCTATCCCAAACTGACTTCATCTCAAAGAAAAATGCATATAAACAGCCGCGCGAATCAGTGTTTGAAGTAATCCTAAAGCATGACAGCGACCTTATAAAGTCCGTTGTGTTAGGTGTCACTCAATGGCACAAGGGACAGTTATACAAGCTGGTCGAGTACACTGATATTTCACTAGTAGGAACGGACATTAGGATTTGCTGCATAGGCCGTCCAATTCACCCGGTAGATCGGAAAGAGGCCAAGGCGAAGCTGTTCTCAGAGCGGCGGAAGAAGCTGCAACTTGAAATCATGTAGTGACTTGTCAAAATAGACTCAAATTATTCCGAAAATTATTCCTGGGAGTGTTTTGGATGACGACTTATAACCTGTTGCTAGTGGAAGATCGGCTTTACATCCATATGGGATGCGACGAACAAGACCCACTTTATCAATACGCATACGATGGGTTACCGAATCGCATCGAGATCGGGGAAGCAGAGATCGTCGGGACGGTGGAGCTGACACCGGAACAACTGGAGAAAATTCAGGCTGAGTATGAAAACGGCGGCGAATGCGGATGGTGCGGCGAGATAGCAAAGAATCTGCGACCGTCACACATGTTCGACTTTGCTCCAGGAAAGAAGATGTGCAAGAACTGCTGGAACCATGATCGTGGAGTTTACTTGGGCAGCTACGGAGAAGACATTGGACCGTTTGATGAGAAGGACGACAGCAAGCAATGTGTGGCATGCAAGAACTTTATTGATGGTAAAAGACTCCTAAAGCTTGATGATGAAAATTTTGAATGCGAAGACTGCGCTCAACACATGAGCGACATGGCTCCATAGGGAGGGGAATGGCATGATTCACGATCTGAAAACATGGCCCGAGCATTTTCGCGATGTTCGGGCAGGCATCAAAACCGCCGAGCTGCGGCTGAATGATCGGAACTATCAGCCGGGGGATGTGCTGGTACTTCGCGAGTATGATCCACAGGAAGATGAGTATACGGGTGAAGTTGAGACGCGAAGAGTGTCACACATTCTTGCCAGTGATAATTGGCTACAGCCTAACGTGGTAATGATCTCGATGAGCGACACAGTATGTAGTTGCTGCTGGGGAACTGGTGAAGATCCATTCCCAGTAAACGATGAGGGGCCACTGGAATTCACTCGATGCGGTCAATGTGAAGGTACCGGAGAATGGGAAAAGCGAGGGGAACGGGATGCAAGCAG
This region includes:
- a CDS encoding DUF3850 domain-containing protein — its product is MIHDLKTWPEHFRDVRAGIKTAELRLNDRNYQPGDVLVLREYDPQEDEYTGEVETRRVSHILASDNWLQPNVVMISMSDTVCSCCWGTGEDPFPVNDEGPLEFTRCGQCEGTGEWEKRGERDASRT